From the Notolabrus celidotus isolate fNotCel1 chromosome 12, fNotCel1.pri, whole genome shotgun sequence genome, one window contains:
- the LOC117822387 gene encoding vitelline membrane outer layer protein 1 homolog, with product MASLFTVLALLAVLSGGFCEEKQFLQRVGTAFNSRDYRSLLVVSNGEQFGNWTWPEMCPDKFYAVGFSLRVESNQYGADDTALNGIRLICAKDDSRSFLYSIESHTGYFGDWSSPQYCPSGVLTSFQLSVESHRGLFGDDTAANNIKFRCSSNPTLEGPGMQWGEYGHWSETCQDGGICGIETKMEDYQLGLDDSTLNDVRFHCCDRHQQ from the exons ATGGCAAGTCTGTTCACCGTGTTGGCCCTGCTGGCTGTGCTGTCCGGTGGCTTCTGTGAGGAGAAGCAGTTCTTGCAGCGAGTAGGGACGGCCTTTAACAGCAGAGACTACAGGTCTCTGCTTGTTGTGAGCAATGGAGAGCAGTTTGGAAACTGGACCTGGCCTGAGATGTGTCCAGACAAGTTCTATGCCGTTGGCTTCAGTCTCAGG GTGGAGTCTAACCAGTACGGGGCTGATGACACCGCTCTGAACGGGATCCGCCTCATTTGTGCCAAGGACGACAGCAGGAGCTTCCTGTACTCTATTGAATCCCACACCGGCTA CTTCGGTGACTGGTCCAGCCCCCAGTACTGCCCCTCTGGCGTGCTCACCTCTTTCCAGCTCAGCGTTGAGTCTCATCGCGGCCTGTTCGGCGACGACACGGCCGCCAACAACATCAAGTTCCGCTGCAGCAGCAACCCGACACTGGAGGGGCCCGGCATGCAGTGGGGGGAGTACGGCCACTGGAGCGAGACGTGTCAGGATGGAGGAATCTGTGGCATTGAGACCAAGATGGAGGATTACCAGTTGGGCCTGGATGACTCTACCCTTAATGATGTGCGCTTCCATTGCTGTGACAGGCATCAGCAG TGA